In Symphalangus syndactylus isolate Jambi chromosome 15, NHGRI_mSymSyn1-v2.1_pri, whole genome shotgun sequence, the following are encoded in one genomic region:
- the FAM216B gene encoding protein FAM216B: MGQNRKRRRKLWNVPQLPFIRVPPSIYDTSLLKDLNQGQQRYFYSIMRIYNSRPQWEALQTRYIHSLQHQQLLGYITQREALSYALVLRDSTKRASAKIAPQRTIPRKTSAMTRCPSVLPVSVVLPRAQSKRCQMLRN, encoded by the exons ATGGGACAAAACAGGAAAAGACGACGAAAGCTTTGGAATGTTCCACAACTTCCTTTCATTCGAGTTCCTCCCTCCATCTATGACACTTCCTTACTAAag GACCTCAACCAAGGGCAACAGCGCTACTTTTACAGCATCATGAGGATTTACAACTCCAGGCCCCAGTGGGAGGCCCTGCAGACCCGCTACATTCACAGCCTTCAGCACCAACAGCTGCTTG GCTATATTACTCAACGGGAAGCCTTGTCTTATGCTCTTGTACTTAGGGATTCAACCAAGAGAGCCTCAGCCAAGATAGCTCCTCAAAGAACCATTCCCCGGAAAACTTCAGCCATGACAAGATGTCCCTCAGTACTACCTGTATCTGTGGTTCTACCTAGGGCCCAAAGTAAAAGGTGCCAAATGCTCAGGAACTGA